A genomic segment from Trichocoleus sp. encodes:
- the mgtE gene encoding magnesium transporter, with protein sequence MLTQERKLALLEFAAGDRLSDLNRLKSELNQLQAVDVGEYIAELPTEQRAIAFRLLQKDKATDVFEYLPSDIQETLIESLHAADVRQLVNTMRPDDRAELFDELPARIVRLLLQQLSHEERQATATILGYPEGTAGRIMTTEYVKLREGLTVGEALDKIRSSDEDKETIYYAYVTDDQRRLVSVVSLRQLLFTFPDVQIRDIVSDRVIKAYTEMSQEEVAHVMQRYDLLALPVVDREDRLVGIVTIDDVVDVLQEEATEDIQKLAGVSGGDEAALSPPIVTIQKRLPWLLGNIVLYVGAASAIAPFQSVIALVPVLAVVMPILSNTSGNVAIQALSVTVRGLGIGEVTHADTLKILRKELLAGLGTALVLGLALAILSLIWAVPSERWVSLVAGLVMIINVFVAASLGTLLPMALKRRGLDPALISGPLLTTTLDAVGFMTFLGLVSTALNFVGHSG encoded by the coding sequence ATGCTCACTCAGGAACGCAAACTTGCCCTGTTAGAATTTGCTGCTGGCGATCGGCTGTCAGATCTGAATCGTCTGAAGTCGGAGTTAAATCAGCTTCAGGCGGTCGATGTGGGGGAATATATTGCTGAGCTTCCCACCGAGCAGCGAGCAATCGCTTTTCGTCTGCTGCAAAAAGATAAAGCAACGGATGTCTTTGAGTATCTGCCCAGCGACATTCAGGAGACATTGATTGAGTCACTTCATGCAGCCGATGTGCGCCAGTTGGTTAACACCATGCGCCCGGACGATCGCGCTGAGCTATTTGATGAATTGCCTGCCCGGATTGTGCGGCTGCTGTTGCAGCAACTAAGCCACGAAGAAAGACAGGCAACAGCGACAATTTTGGGCTATCCCGAAGGCACAGCCGGACGGATTATGACCACCGAATATGTGAAGCTGCGCGAGGGGCTGACGGTGGGCGAAGCGCTCGATAAGATTCGCAGCAGTGATGAAGACAAAGAAACCATTTACTACGCCTACGTCACAGATGATCAGCGGCGATTGGTGAGCGTCGTCTCCTTACGGCAACTGTTGTTTACCTTCCCGGACGTGCAGATCCGCGATATTGTCAGCGATCGCGTGATCAAGGCATATACCGAGATGTCTCAGGAAGAAGTGGCTCATGTGATGCAGCGATATGACCTGCTGGCGCTGCCCGTGGTCGATCGAGAAGATCGTCTGGTTGGGATTGTGACGATCGATGATGTGGTTGATGTCTTACAAGAAGAAGCAACTGAAGACATCCAAAAACTAGCTGGGGTGAGTGGGGGAGATGAGGCAGCTTTATCACCGCCGATCGTCACCATCCAAAAGCGGTTGCCCTGGCTGTTAGGTAACATTGTCCTCTATGTGGGAGCAGCGAGTGCGATCGCCCCATTCCAATCGGTGATCGCTTTGGTTCCAGTGCTGGCAGTTGTCATGCCAATTTTGTCGAATACAAGCGGCAACGTTGCGATTCAGGCTCTTTCTGTGACAGTACGAGGGCTGGGGATCGGAGAGGTGACTCATGCAGATACCTTGAAGATTCTGCGGAAAGAACTGCTTGCCGGATTAGGGACTGCTTTAGTGCTGGGTTTGGCATTAGCGATTCTCTCGCTGATTTGGGCTGTTCCTTCTGAGCGATGGGTGTCGCTCGTCGCTGGTTTAGTCATGATTATTAACGTTTTCGTTGCTGCTAGTTTAGGCACGCTGCTGCCAATGGCGCTGAAGCGACGGGGACTCGATCCCGCTTTGATCAGTGGTCCCCTCCTGACTACCACGCTCGATGCTGTCGGCTTCATGACTTTCCTGGGTCTGGTATCCACTGCGCTAAATTTTGTTGGGCATTCGGGATAG
- a CDS encoding HAD family hydrolase, whose amino-acid sequence MAQPQALNLLSPQAIRLIATDMDGTLTRSGKFTSALLQALLDLKQAGIPVVIVTGRSAGWVSGIVSYLPVAGAIAENGGLFYAANDPEPKLLVSIAEMAIHRQKLAQLFYELQSEVPQIQESADNCFRITDWTFDVQGLSAAQLEQLSDRCHQQGWSFTYSTVQCHLKSMGQDKAPGLEWVLQHHFPTLNPRQILTVGDSPNDESLFDPDRFPHSVGVANIQHYLDRLAHQPTYITQAAEADGFCELACFLLENA is encoded by the coding sequence ATGGCTCAACCACAAGCTCTCAATCTGCTGTCCCCGCAAGCGATTCGCCTCATCGCAACTGATATGGATGGCACACTTACCCGATCGGGCAAATTCACCTCTGCTCTGTTGCAAGCCCTGTTAGATCTCAAGCAAGCTGGAATTCCAGTTGTCATTGTTACCGGACGATCGGCAGGTTGGGTGAGCGGGATTGTCAGCTATTTGCCTGTTGCAGGAGCGATCGCTGAGAATGGCGGTTTGTTTTATGCAGCCAATGATCCTGAACCCAAGTTGCTCGTATCGATCGCAGAGATGGCAATCCATCGGCAGAAGTTGGCTCAACTGTTTTATGAGTTGCAGTCTGAAGTGCCACAGATCCAGGAATCTGCCGACAATTGCTTTCGCATCACCGACTGGACATTTGATGTGCAAGGCTTAAGTGCAGCCCAGCTAGAGCAGTTGAGCGATCGGTGCCATCAGCAAGGCTGGTCATTTACCTACAGCACGGTTCAATGCCACCTTAAATCAATGGGACAGGACAAAGCCCCAGGTCTGGAATGGGTTCTGCAACATCATTTCCCCACACTGAACCCGAGGCAAATCCTCACCGTAGGAGATAGCCCGAATGACGAGAGCTTGTTTGACCCCGATCGATTTCCGCATTCAGTTGGTGTTGCAAATATCCAGCATTACCTCGATCGTCTGGCGCACCAACCCACTTACATCACGCAAGCAGCGGAAGCAGATGGATTTTGTGAGTTAGCTTGTTTCCTGTTGGAGAACGCTTGA